The region CACCAATTTCTATTTTATCCCCAATATTTTGTTCGTTAATTAAACCAATTAATTTCCCAGGATTTAAGTTGTCTTTTCTTCCAATATTGATGAAGAAACGAGTCATGTTTTCGTTTTCTGTTCTTGCTCTAGAATTATCTCTTGAAGATAAATCGTTTAAATCTTTAGAATTTTCATAATATGCTAACATCGTATTAAACTCTAAAGAAACAAATTTCTGAATCAATTCCTCTCTGTTTAAGCTTTCTAATTTCTCATAAATCGTTGGTAAGAATTCTGTGATTTCAGATTCATTTACCTCCGTATTTTGAACTTTGTCAATTAAACTCATTAATTGATTCTGCACAATTTCTTTCCCTGTAGGTACTTTGGTTTCTATAAATTTCTTTTGAATGATTCTTTCGATTTGGCGTAATTTTCCTTTCTCTTTTCCATTCACTAAAACAAGAGAAATCCCCTTGTTTCCAGCTCTACCAGTTCTACCACTTCTATGGGTATAGTTTTCTATTTGATCGGGTAATTTATGATTTAATACGTGTGTTAATTCATTTACATCCAAACCACGAGCAGCAACATCTGTAGCTACCAAAATTTGAATGGTTTTTTTTCTGAATTTACCCATTACAGAATCTCTTTGTCCTTGAGATAAATCTCCATGCAAAGCATCTGCATTATAACCATCTTTAATCAAGTTATCTGCAACTTCTTGTGTTTCTCTTCGTGTTCTACAAAAAATAATTGCATAAATATCAGGATTTAAATCAGCAATCCTTTTTAAAGCAGGATACCGTGTTCTTTCCGTCACTGAGTAATATTCATGACTTACATTATCTGCTCCTTGATTCTTTTGACCAGAAGTAATTTCTACCGGTTTGGTCATGTAGTTTTTTGCAATAGCCTCAACTTCTCTTGGAAAGGTTGCAGAAAATAACAACGTTTGTTTTGTTTCTGGAGTTGCTTCTAAAACTTTATCAAGTTCTTCTTTAAACCCCATGTTTAACATTTCATCGGCTTCATCTAAAACTAACCATTGAACGTTTCCTAATTTTAAAGCTCTTCTTTTAATTAAATCTACAGTTCTTCCTGGAGTTCCAACCACAATTTGAGAACCTCTTTTTAAAGATCTAATTTGATCTTCCATACTAGAACCACCATATACTGTGGTGACTTTTACATCGGGTAAATATTTGCAAAAATCTTTAATATTATTACCAATTTGCACGGCTAATTCTCTTGTAGGAGATAATATAATAGCTTGTACATTATTACTATTGGTATCTAAAAGCTGTAATATTGGCAAACTAAAGGCAGCAGTTTTACCTGTACCAGTTTGCGCAAATGCTTTTAAATCGTCTGTAGATGAAATAATTTGTGGAATTGCTTTTTCTTGTATAACGGTAGGTTTTTCGTAACCTAAATCCGTCAATGCTTTGTTGATAGGTTCTTTTAAACCTAACTCTAAAAATGTTGACATTACTGTGTTTTTTTGGATTCACAGAACGCCCATCTGTAAACCCGTTTATAATTCGGACTGACTTTATATGAGTATATACTCATTTTTAAAGCCGTGCAAAGGTACAATTAATTTTTGAATTAACGAACTTTAAATGAATTCGTTAGTTTTTGTTCAGTTCGTTAAGAAAAGGAGTTAAATTATAAGATGAAATAGAAGCAAATCCGTTTATGACATTTCCTTTTTTATCAATTAAAATAGAACGAGGCATTTTACTTGTTAAAAAATTGTGCGCATCACTTTTCTCGTCAAGATAAAATTGATTTTTAATATCTAAATTTTTAATTCTATCATTTTTATCTCCATCGATTTTGATTTCAATAAATTTAATATTAGGATATCTATTAGAAAGGTACTTAAATCTGGAAACGATATAACTTTCCGATACAAATTTTGGACTCCAGAAAAATAATAAAGTACTTTGATCTTTAATAACTTTTGAAATCGAATGATGCGTATTTGTGTAATCAATAATCTTAAAATCTGGTAAATTTGTATGGATGATAACAGCTTTCGTATCTTGCATTAAATTTTTAACAAGCTTTTTGTCTTTATCATTTGTTGATAATTTAAAAAAGCTATCAAAAGCTTTATAATTAGCGTTACAGCTAGATTTATTAAAGAAATGACCTATAACTGTTTGTCTTAAAAAGGCGTTTTTAGTATTTTCTGAGGTTATTTTATGATCAATAATTTTCAATAGATCTAACGTAAATTTAGAAGAATATTCACTTTTCATCGGTGCATGCCCCAAAGCGTAGGTCTCATTATATAAATAATTTCTAATATATTGAGAAAACGGAGGGTAATACATTAAAGTATCTTTATTAATTTGTATGTTATTTCTATACTCGTAAAAAGAAGCATCCATCTTTGGGAAATTGCCATTTTCAGAATATTTGGCATACATCATAGGATATTTTTCTAGTCTTGAAAACGTTGGATAGGTTAATGAAATTTTAAGAATATCTTGAAAACCTTTAGTTTCATCTGGGTGATTTAACACATATTTTTTATAAGTTTCTAATTTAACAGCTAATAAGGAGTCTACTTTACTTTTAAATATCGCAGGTTCTAATCTATTGAATTGGTAAAAGATTTTTCTTTCTTTTTCATTTTCTAAAAAGCAATCCACTAAAATATTATTTCTTTCAGCTCCCTTCCCAGCAAAAACTAAAGATTCATCAAAATCCCAAGTATTAAGTCGCAGCATTAAACTATCCTCTGGCTCTAAATAAATATGTTGATTTTCATTTCCATGCATAAAATAATAGACTCCTTCATCAGCATTTTTAATTTTACCAATAAATTTATTATTAGAATCTAGCGCAAAAGTATCAATAACCTTATCCATAGAATACAGAACAACGTGGCTAGAATTTGGATTAATAATTTTACCTCCAAAATATGTTATGGTATCTTTATTAGCTGTATTACAGCTAATTAATGCTAATAAAAAAAGAATTCCTGAAAAAGTAATTATTTTTTTTGTCATACGAATTGGGTTCTATAGGCTGTATACAAATTTAGTTATTCAATGTTCTAGCAGTTGTTAATACGCTGTTAAAAATAAAACCCATCAGACGAGCGTATTTGATGCAATTTTAAATAAATGTGTTCAAAAACTGACTCATAAAGAAAAATCAATTTACTACTTTTGCACAAATTTAAAATATTATTATGTTATCAGTTTCTAATTTATCGGTACAATTTGGCAAACGTATTTTATTCGATGAAGTAAATACCAAATTTCAACAAGGAAATTGCTATGGAATTATTGGAGCAAATGGGGCAGGAAAATCTACTTTTTTGAAAATTATTTCAGGAAAAATGGATCCTACCTCTGGGCAAGTTCATTTAGAAAAAGGAAAAAGAATGTCTGTGCTCTCTCAAGATCATAACGAATTTGATGATTTTCCTGTTTTAGAGACTGTTGTAATGGGGAATAAAGAGTTGTTTTCTATTAAAAAAGAGATAGATGCTTTATACGCTGATTATACGGATGCAAATGCAGAAAAAATTGGAGAACTTCAAATTGTTTTTGAAGAAATGGATGGTTGGAATGCAGATTCTAATGCCGCAGCAATGCTCTCTAATTTAGGTATTAAAGAAGAGTTGCATTATACATTAATGAAAGATTTAGATGGTAAACAAAAGGTACGTGTTTTAATTGCACAAGCACTTTTTGGAAATCCTGATGTTTTAATTATGGATGAGCCTACCAACGATTTAGATTTTGAAACAATTAATTGGTTAGAAAACTTCTTGGCAAATTTTGATAATACGGTCATTGTAGTATCACATGACAGACACTTTTTAGATTCAGTTTGTACACACATTTCTGATATTGATTATGGTAAAATAAATCATTATTCTGGTAATTATACTTTTTGGTATGAATCTAGTCAATTAGCATCAAAACAAAGAGCACAGCAGAACAAAAAAGCAGAAGATAAAAAGAAAGAACTAGAGGATTTTATTCGTCGTTTTTCTGCAAACGTTGCCAAGTCTAAACAAGCAACTTCTCGTAAAAAAATGATTGAAAAGTTAAATGTTGAGGATATTAAACCTTCTAGCAGACGTTACCCTGCTATTATTTTTGATCGTGATAGAGAGGCAGGAGATCAGATTTTGAATATAGAAGGTTTGAGCAAAGAATTAGAAGGAGAAAAATTATTTCAAGATATTCACATCAATTTAAATAAAGGAGATAAAATTGCGGTAATTTCAAGAGATTCTAGGGCTGTAAATGCATTTTATCAAATTATAACGGGTAATGAAAAAGCAGATTCTGGTAAATTTTCTTGGGGTGTTACCACAACTCAATCGTATTTACCTTTAGATAATTCGTCTTATTTTAAAGATGGAAATTTAAATTTAGTAGATTGGTTAAGACAGTATGCACAAACAGAAGAGGAACGAGAAGAAGTTTTCTTGAGGGGGTTTTTAGGGAAGATGATTTTTTCTGGAGAAGAAGCTTTAAAGAAAAGTAATGTTTTATCTGGGGGAGAAAAAGTGCGTTGTATGCTTTCTAGAATGATGATGAAAAGAGCTAATATTTTGTTATTAGATGAGCCTACAAATCATTTAGATTTAGAATCCATACAAGCTTTAAATAATTCTTTGATAAATTTTAAAGGAACGGTTTTATTATCTACACATGATCATGAATTTGCTCAGACAGTGGCAAATAGAATTATAGAATTAACACCTAAAGGGGTTATCGATAGGTATACAACTTTTGATGAATATTTAGAAGACCCGAAAATAAAGGAGTTAAGAAATAAAATGTATTCTTAAAATAATTGAGATGTTACTTTATAAAAATCCTTTTAGTTTTAAACTAAAAGGATTTTTTTATCTGGTTATTAAAATAAGGTAATGGTCGCTATGTGATACTAATTCTGCATTTATTTTACAGTAATTTCAAAACAGAATGGGTATTATTTCTTAATAGGACTAATAATTTTGACATCAGAAAAAGAAATGGCACCTCTAATAACACCATCAATTGTTTTCTTTAAAGCTTCAATTAATTGCATTTTTAATTGCGATTTATGATAAATTAAACTCACTTCTCTTGCAGGCGGTGGGTTGTGAAACTCACGCAAATGTTTTTTATCTTTTTCATTTAAATCTAAAGTATGTAGGTAGGGCAGTAGCGTCATTCCTAAACCTTCTTTAGAAAGTTTTATAAGTGTATCGAAACTTCCACTTTCTAATTGAAAACCTTTTTTATTATCAATTTTATGAGTTCTGCATAAATTAATAACGCTGTCTTTAAAACAATGGCCATCTTCTAACAATAAAATATCCTCCATTTCTAATTCATCCGCAGAAATGTGTTTGTTTTTAAAAAGTCGATGGTTTTCAGGCACCAAACCTACGAAAGGTTCATAATATAAAGGTCTTTCTCTAATAGATTCATTTTCTAAAGGAGTTGCAGCGATGGCAGCATCTATATGACCATCTGTCAATTTTTTAACAATTTCTTCTGTTGTTAATTCTTCAATAATTAATTTTACTTTTGAATATTTTTTTGTAAAATTATGCAAAAACATGGGCAATAAAGTCGGCATAATTGTTGGGATAATTCCCAATCTAAATTCGCCTCCAATAAATCCTTTTTGTTGATGTACAATATCTAAAATTCGATTACTTTCATCAACAATTACTTTAGCTTGTTCTACTATTTTTTTTCCTATTTCCGTGAGTTCAATAGGCTTTTTAGATCGATTAAATATTTTAATATCGAGTTCGTCTTCTAATTTTTGAATTTGCATGCTCAATGTTGGCTGCGTTACAAAACTATGATCTGCAGCTACCGTAAAGTTTTGGTATTCGGCTACAGAAAGTACATATTTTAATTGAGTGATTGTCATTTTGATAGGAAATTTTGATAAAGATATTAAAAGTATCAATATTAATTATAGTTTATCTTCATTATTTTACTTTAAATTTGAGGTAAATAAAAAATAGAATCATGAACAAAACAATTTTAGGATTAAACCAACAAGAAAATCTAATTTTAGTTGATAAATTAAATGGGTTATTAGCTAATTTTCAAATATATTATCAGAATTTAAGAGGATTACACTGGAACATCAAAGGTAAAAATTTCTTTGAATTACACGTTAAATTTGAAGAATTTTATACAGATTCACAAGTTAAAATTGATGATATCGCAGAACGAATTTTAACCTTACAAGGCAAGCCTCTGCATACATTTTTAGATTATATAAATAATTCTTCGGTACTTGTAGGCAAAGGTATTTCTAATGATATTGAAGCTGTTGAATTAGTTGTAAATTCTTTATCCGAATTATTAAAAATAGAAAGAGATATATTAAAAATATCAGATGAAGCAAATGATGAGGGTACAAATTCTATGATGAGTGACTTTATTGCAGAACAGGAAAAAACTATTTGGATGTTAAATTCTTGGTTAGGTAGATAGGCAAGAGAATTCATTATAATTCTAATGTACAAGGAGCTTTTCGAATTTTTTCGAAAAGCTCCTTTTGATTCCTTTTGATTCTAGTATATGTTTTTACTAAAATAGCAGATAAGAGTAGCCAACTTCCACGCCTAAAATATTATATCCATCATTGGGTTTCTGAAAATTTAAATTAGAAACATGCCCAAAGTTACTACCAATATAAAGAAACATTTTTTTATAAATTTGATGAGAAAATCCGATTGAAAAATTTTCAATAAACGTAAACCCCTTTGCTAAACGCTCTGTTCTTGTATGAATGTAACAGAAGCCTAGACTAATAGTTCCTTGTAAATCTAATTTTTTAGTTAATTTTATTTTTGATGCAAGGCCAAATTCTAAACCATACAAATTCATAGTTTTTGCTTTTGTAAATTCAGTTATTTTTTCCTGAAAATTTTCTTGATCGGGTGTAACATAAAATTCATTTATAAGTTGGTGCGTTAAAAACTGAACTTGGGGTTGTACCATAAGCTCAAAATTAATATTTTTAATTTTACCTAGTTTGTAAAATAATTGACCTTTATATGTATTTACTGATAATGTGTAATCTGGGTCATCAAAAATAAAATTTTCATTCACGCCATAATTATAAAAGAATCCTATTTTGATTGGTTTTAAAACTGATTTATTTTTATTTTGACTAAAAGATACAACTGAAATACAACCTAGTAATACATATAAAATTCGTTTTATCATTATCTCTTAATATGGCTTTTAAAATGCAAATTATTAAATTATTTTTTCAAATTCATTCTAATTTTTTTTCGCAGTTGTCAAATTCTTTTTAAAAGTTATAATAGGGTTTATAATTCGAAAATTCTTTTTGAAATGATCAAGAATGCTTTAAATCCCAGAAACATGATTGAAATGAATTAGTTAACTGAATTTATATAATTGCGATTGATCAAGTTGACTTTGCTTACAAAATTTACAATGCTGTTTATGTAACATTTGAATGGTATCAGCAGTTTTATCTTTATAAATAATGTACTCGCAATCTTCATAATCAATTGTTTGTAACTTCTTTAGTGTCTATTTCCGCTTTGTGATCTCAAGAAAAAAGTATGAAAGACAATATGAAATAAAAGGAGTAGGTTATTTTATTCCTATTTATAATTTTGTAAACATGGCCGCTACTTTTTCAGCCTTTCTATTTTCAGAATAATCATAAAAACCTTCGCCAGATTTTACGCCTAATTTTCTGGCCATTACCATATTTACCAATAACGGACATGGTGCATATTTAGGATTTTTAAAACCATCGTACATCACATTTAAAATTGATAAACAAACATCTAAACCAATAAAATCTGCCAACTGAAGGGGCCCCATTGGATGTGCCATTCCTAATTTCATTACAGTATCAATTTCTGCAACACCGGCAACACCATTGTATAACGTTTCAATAGATTCGTTAATCATAGGCATTAAAATTCTGTTTGCCACAAAACCTGGATAATCATTTACCTCCACAGGAATTTTGCCTATTTTTTTTGATAATTCAACTGTAAAGTTCATCACTTCATCAGTGGTATTATAGCCTCGAATAATCTCAACCAATTTCATAATTGGCACAGGATTCATAAAATGCATTCCAATTACTTTATCAGGTCTTTTTGTTACGGCAGCAATTTTAGTAATCGAAATAGAGGATGTATTGGTCGCTAAAATGGTTTTCTCATCGCAAATTTCATCTAACTCTTTAAAAATTTTCGATTTTAATTCCGCATTTTCAGTAGCTGCTTCAATCACCATATCAACATTTTTAACACCTTTACTTATTGCAGTAAAAGTGGTAATATTATTTAAAGTAATCGTTTTATCAGCTTCAGTTATTTTTTCTTTTGCCACCATTCTGTCCAAGTTTTTGGTTACGGTTGCAATTCCTTTTTCTAAAGCTGCTTTAGAAATATCAATTAAATGAACCTTGTAATTAAATTGGGCAAATGTGTGGGCAATCCCATTTCCCATGGTCCCGGCGCCAATTACTGCGATGTTTTTCATAAATATATTTTTAATAGTTAAGTATTTATAGCTAAAAATTTCAAGAATTTAATCTTTTTAAATTTGAATGTTTTAGGGGCATTTTAAAGGGCTTTCTCTTTTAGTTTTTTTGTTGTTACCGCAAAAGAAGTCTTTTATTATCTTTAGCAATATAATTGGTAAACAGATTTTATCAAAATTAAAAAGGGATTTCTATTGCAATCCCTACTGCAAGAGCTTTTAAGCTATCAACTAAAAATTAAAATCTTTTTCTGTTTTAAAACAATCGATTACCCATTGCGCAACTCTTAAAGCTTCTGCGCCATTGGCTAAAGTAACAATAGGTTTTGTATTGTTATGAATGGCGTCAGCAAACGTTTCTAATTCATCTAAAATAGCGTTATTATTGGTTACTTCTGGATTTTCAAAATAGATTTGTTTTTTAACACCTTCATCATTTTGTAAAATCATAGCAAATTCATCTGGGTTTTCAGGAACATCCTTCATGCGCACCACCTCAGATTCTTTGCTTAAAAAATTCACGGAAATATAGGCATCCTTTTGAAAAAAACGTGTTTTACGCATATTTTTCATGGAAATTCTGCTTGCCGTTAAATTTGCCACACAGCCGTTTTCAAATTCTATGCGAGCATTGGCAATATCTGGAGTTTTTGAGATAACAGATATACCACTAGCATGTACATTTTTTACTTTAGATTTTACAACCGAAAGTATGATATCTATGTCATGGATCATTAAATCTAAAACTACTGGAACATCTGTTCCTCTTGGATTAAATTCAGCCAATCTATGAGTTTCAATAAACATAGGATTGTTTATTTTATCTTTAACAGCAATAAAAGCAGGGTTAAAACGCTCTACATGACCAACTTGACCTTTTACATGATATTGACTTGCTAGTGTTTTAATAGCTTCTGCTTCTAAAACGGTATTGGTAATTGGCTTTTCAATAAAAATATGACGCCCTTTTTCGATGGCATTTTTAGCACAATCAAAATGAGACAACGTAGGTGTTACAATATCTACAACATCAACAGCATCGATTAATTCATCAATAGAATTAAAAGACTTGTAGCCAAAATTTTTAACAACTTCGTTGGCATTTTCCGAAGAAGGATCGTAAAACCCTATCAATTCATATTTTTTTGATTGCGCTAGTAAACGAAGATGAATTTTACCTAAATGACCTGCTCCTAAAACCCCAACTCTTAACATAAATGTATCTATTTTTTATCTATCTTAAATAAAATTTTGGTGCTCTTTACATCAAAGATTTGCACTCTACTTATTAAAATAAGTTCGATATTTATTTAGATAGAAATGTTATTTTTGTATTTAAAATCGAACGGAAACAAAGATACAATTTAATAAGAATTTATATCAATTTATTACTATTTTTAGCCTTCTGAAACTAAACAACCATTGAAAAACACTGCAAAACATCAAGGACTTCGTAATCAGTTAGCTATTGTTTTAAAAGCAAAAGGGATAACAGATGAAAATGTATTAAATGCTATTCGTAAAATTCCACGCCATTTATTTATGGATTCTAGTTTTGAGTCTCATGCCTATCAAGATAAAGCTTTTCCTATTGCCGCAGAACAGACAATTTCACAACCTTATACGGTTGCTTTTCAGTCTCAAGTATTAGAAATTAAAAAGGGTGATAAAGTTTTAGAAATCGGCACAGGCTCTGGATACCAAACAGCTGTGCTACTAGAATTAAAAGCGGAAGTATATTCTATAGAAAGACAGCATGAATTATTTAAAAAGACCTCACTTTTCTTACCAAAATTAGGTTATAAACCTAAGAAGTTTATTTTTGGTGATGGTTATAAAGGACTGCCAGAACAAGCACCTTTTGATAAAATTATAGTGACTGCTGGAGCACCTTTTGTTCCAAAACCATTATTAGCTCAATTAAAAATAGGAGGGATGTTGTTAATTCCTGTTGGAGATTCAACTCAAATTATGACTTTATTTACTAGGAAATCTGCCAAAGAATTTCATAAAAAAGAATTGGGTAATTTTGCCTTTGTACCCATGTTAGAAGAAAAGAATTAACAGACTTGATGCATCTCTGTTAAAAAAAATGAAATTAACCACATTGCATTTATTCGATGCCATTTCTAATTTGTATGATTTCTTATATCTTCTTTTTTAAAATAATTTTAGAAATTTAGATGCTTCATCATCCTTCTGTATATTTAATACCAATTTATATTTATAATTAGTGTTGTCCGATTAAAATTAGCTAAAGTGTTTTAAAGTATTGATAGTATTGATTTTCAGGAGCTTTTAAAGTAGTACACCTTACTTTTAAAAACGCTTTAGAATTTATGATGTATCGAAAAATTTAAAATCGTAATAAAATTGTTTTTCAGTTAGTTAAAATCAAGTCTTTGTTCTTGATGCTAACAGCGAAAGCGGTCTTTTTATCTTTTATCGGACAACAATGATTTATAATGTCTAAAATGGGATAAATGAGTATTTCAAAAAATATTACTCAGCTCTTTCCCAGTATGCCGTTTTTCCGAATAAAGCTACACCGATATAACCTCTCAATTTTAATTTGTTAGGTTTTACCAATTCTATATAACATTTATATATTTTTCCGTTTCTAGGATCTAAAATTTCACCTCCAGACCATTCGTTATCATCTTTTTCTAAACCCGTTAAAATGTTTAGCCCTAAAATTGGTGCATTTTTGTTTTTTCCTTCACAAAGATCACAAACTGCCGTTTTTCTATCAGGATTTTTTATTTCTATAATTTTAGCAAATGCTTTACCTTCTTTTTCGTAAACTTCAATGACAGAATCAACTTCTCCGGTAGTATCATTTTTAGAATGCCATTTTCCAAAAATAGTTTGCGCATTTATAGAAACGGACATGGATACAATTACGAACAGTAAAAATATTTTTTTCATCATGATAAAATTTAGTTTTAAATTAAGGTTTATTTTTTTGTTTTTAAAATTACTAAATAAATTGTCGTTAAAATTATCAACGTTTAAAAGTATGCACAAAACAACAATAAAACGTATTTTAAGCATTAAACTTCGGCTTCATAATAATTTTCCCATTTGTCTTGAACTCTTAATACTTGCTCAATAATATCTCTAACACAGCCTTCGCCGCCCTTTTTATCAGAAATATATTTTGAAATTTTCTGAATTTCTGGAACGGCATCATTTGGACAACAAGGCAAACTAACTTTTTGCATTACTAGGGAATCAGGAATATCATCACCCATATAGATTACATTTTCTGGTTTTAAATCGTATTTATCGACCAACTCGCTATATTGTTTAATCTTGTCATGTGCACCCAAATAAATATCATGAATGCCTAAAGCAGTTAACCTACTCTTTACCGCTTTGTTAGTTCCGCCAGAAATAATACAAATTCTAAATCCTCTATTTAAGGCCGTTTTTATGGCATAACCATCTTTTACATTCATGTGTCTAACCAATTCGCCATCTGGCATAATGGTTAACATGCCGTTGGTTAAAACACCATCAACATCAAAAATAAATGTATTAATTTTAGGTAAAAGTTGCTTATAGCTAATTTTCATTTTGGATAGATTTTGTTAAGATTTTATAAATTTTCTGTTGATTTTTATCCAACAAATTTAAATGATTTTTTATTGTTCTTTTATCATTTCTAATTGCCGGACCAGTTTGTGCTTTTTCTGGTGATAATTGCTCTATTTTTAAAGCAGTTTCCTGAATTAAAGGTTTTAAGATATCAAAAGAAATATTGTTTTTTTTACAAATATCATTTCCTATTTTATAAAGATGATTTGTAAAATTATTCACAAAAACAGCAGCAACATGCAGTTTTTTTCGCTGCATTGAATTGATTGAGTATATTTTTTTTCCAATAGAATTCGCTAGTTTTTCCAGTAGCTGATAATCTTGTTTATTTTCAGCTTCTAAACAAAAAGGAACCTTAGAAAAATCTACTATTTTGTCTTTAGAAAAGGTTTGTAACATATAAAAAACACCTTTTCTTTGCTTGTTTTTCAAACTATTCATGGCAACACTTCCTGAAGTATGCACCACAAAGTCATTTTTTATTTTAGATGAAACTTCCGCAATAACATCATCAGAAACTGCAATAATAGTAATGTCTGCTTTAGGAATATTCTCTAAAGTTCTAGAGTTTATTTGAGTAACTATAAACGCATCAACCTTAAAAAAGGCATGGTATAAATGAGTGGCTACATTTCCTTTACCTACAATTACTATGGATATCATAAAACGAAGATATTAATTTTTTATAGAAAGATAGAATAGGTTTTCTTAATTTAGCAATTAAATACTTTTTAATGAAAGATTCAAAAAAACTAGGAATAAATACAACATGTGTTCATACAGGTGAAGTAAAAGATGAGCAGTTTAAAGGAGCAATTTCGCCAATTTATAT is a window of Polaribacter litorisediminis DNA encoding:
- a CDS encoding Dps family protein; amino-acid sequence: MNKTILGLNQQENLILVDKLNGLLANFQIYYQNLRGLHWNIKGKNFFELHVKFEEFYTDSQVKIDDIAERILTLQGKPLHTFLDYINNSSVLVGKGISNDIEAVELVVNSLSELLKIERDILKISDEANDEGTNSMMSDFIAEQEKTIWMLNSWLGR
- a CDS encoding 3-hydroxybutyryl-CoA dehydrogenase produces the protein MKNIAVIGAGTMGNGIAHTFAQFNYKVHLIDISKAALEKGIATVTKNLDRMVAKEKITEADKTITLNNITTFTAISKGVKNVDMVIEAATENAELKSKIFKELDEICDEKTILATNTSSISITKIAAVTKRPDKVIGMHFMNPVPIMKLVEIIRGYNTTDEVMNFTVELSKKIGKIPVEVNDYPGFVANRILMPMINESIETLYNGVAGVAEIDTVMKLGMAHPMGPLQLADFIGLDVCLSILNVMYDGFKNPKYAPCPLLVNMVMARKLGVKSGEGFYDYSENRKAEKVAAMFTKL
- a CDS encoding TlpA family protein disulfide reductase, with the translated sequence MTKKIITFSGILFLLALISCNTANKDTITYFGGKIINPNSSHVVLYSMDKVIDTFALDSNNKFIGKIKNADEGVYYFMHGNENQHIYLEPEDSLMLRLNTWDFDESLVFAGKGAERNNILVDCFLENEKERKIFYQFNRLEPAIFKSKVDSLLAVKLETYKKYVLNHPDETKGFQDILKISLTYPTFSRLEKYPMMYAKYSENGNFPKMDASFYEYRNNIQINKDTLMYYPPFSQYIRNYLYNETYALGHAPMKSEYSSKFTLDLLKIIDHKITSENTKNAFLRQTVIGHFFNKSSCNANYKAFDSFFKLSTNDKDKKLVKNLMQDTKAVIIHTNLPDFKIIDYTNTHHSISKVIKDQSTLLFFWSPKFVSESYIVSRFKYLSNRYPNIKFIEIKIDGDKNDRIKNLDIKNQFYLDEKSDAHNFLTSKMPRSILIDKKGNVINGFASISSYNLTPFLNELNKN
- a CDS encoding DEAD/DEAH box helicase, producing MSTFLELGLKEPINKALTDLGYEKPTVIQEKAIPQIISSTDDLKAFAQTGTGKTAAFSLPILQLLDTNSNNVQAIILSPTRELAVQIGNNIKDFCKYLPDVKVTTVYGGSSMEDQIRSLKRGSQIVVGTPGRTVDLIKRRALKLGNVQWLVLDEADEMLNMGFKEELDKVLEATPETKQTLLFSATFPREVEAIAKNYMTKPVEITSGQKNQGADNVSHEYYSVTERTRYPALKRIADLNPDIYAIIFCRTRRETQEVADNLIKDGYNADALHGDLSQGQRDSVMGKFRKKTIQILVATDVAARGLDVNELTHVLNHKLPDQIENYTHRSGRTGRAGNKGISLVLVNGKEKGKLRQIERIIQKKFIETKVPTGKEIVQNQLMSLIDKVQNTEVNESEITEFLPTIYEKLESLNREELIQKFVSLEFNTMLAYYENSKDLNDLSSRDNSRARTENENMTRFFINIGRKDNLNPGKLIGLINEQNIGDKIEIGAIDILDTFSFFEIDKNFEDKTLEAFSSNQPDFDGRSVNVEITKKERSGGGRRGGKKPFGKKDGGFGRRRGSEVSSGRSNDSGRKSDRRSSAERPRSSGDRKSSGFGRKRRDS
- a CDS encoding acyloxyacyl hydrolase is translated as MIKRILYVLLGCISVVSFSQNKNKSVLKPIKIGFFYNYGVNENFIFDDPDYTLSVNTYKGQLFYKLGKIKNINFELMVQPQVQFLTHQLINEFYVTPDQENFQEKITEFTKAKTMNLYGLEFGLASKIKLTKKLDLQGTISLGFCYIHTRTERLAKGFTFIENFSIGFSHQIYKKMFLYIGSNFGHVSNLNFQKPNDGYNILGVEVGYSYLLF
- a CDS encoding hydrogen peroxide-inducible genes activator; protein product: MTITQLKYVLSVAEYQNFTVAADHSFVTQPTLSMQIQKLEDELDIKIFNRSKKPIELTEIGKKIVEQAKVIVDESNRILDIVHQQKGFIGGEFRLGIIPTIMPTLLPMFLHNFTKKYSKVKLIIEELTTEEIVKKLTDGHIDAAIAATPLENESIRERPLYYEPFVGLVPENHRLFKNKHISADELEMEDILLLEDGHCFKDSVINLCRTHKIDNKKGFQLESGSFDTLIKLSKEGLGMTLLPYLHTLDLNEKDKKHLREFHNPPPAREVSLIYHKSQLKMQLIEALKKTIDGVIRGAISFSDVKIISPIKK
- a CDS encoding ABC-F family ATP-binding cassette domain-containing protein, translated to MLSVSNLSVQFGKRILFDEVNTKFQQGNCYGIIGANGAGKSTFLKIISGKMDPTSGQVHLEKGKRMSVLSQDHNEFDDFPVLETVVMGNKELFSIKKEIDALYADYTDANAEKIGELQIVFEEMDGWNADSNAAAMLSNLGIKEELHYTLMKDLDGKQKVRVLIAQALFGNPDVLIMDEPTNDLDFETINWLENFLANFDNTVIVVSHDRHFLDSVCTHISDIDYGKINHYSGNYTFWYESSQLASKQRAQQNKKAEDKKKELEDFIRRFSANVAKSKQATSRKKMIEKLNVEDIKPSSRRYPAIIFDRDREAGDQILNIEGLSKELEGEKLFQDIHINLNKGDKIAVISRDSRAVNAFYQIITGNEKADSGKFSWGVTTTQSYLPLDNSSYFKDGNLNLVDWLRQYAQTEEEREEVFLRGFLGKMIFSGEEALKKSNVLSGGEKVRCMLSRMMMKRANILLLDEPTNHLDLESIQALNNSLINFKGTVLLSTHDHEFAQTVANRIIELTPKGVIDRYTTFDEYLEDPKIKELRNKMYS